One Argiope bruennichi chromosome 5, qqArgBrue1.1, whole genome shotgun sequence DNA segment encodes these proteins:
- the LOC129968236 gene encoding histidine-rich protein PFHRP-II-like, with protein sequence MLSVNNKAHLELFYTYDVMDGRISHHATNDHIFHQTIDHILIENHYVMDDNSMDYSHRSLNIHIMNYAHNTLNDHIMDNIDHSLDDYIMGDIHYTLDDYITGDIHHSLDDYITGDIYHTLDDYIRGDIHHTLDVYITGDIHHTRDYGGYSS encoded by the coding sequence atgctCTCCGTCAACAATAAGGCACACCTGGAACTTTTTTATACTTATGATGTCATGGATGGTCGTATTAGTCATCATGCCACTAATGACCATATATTTCATCAGACAATAgatcatattttgattgaaaaccATTATGTAATGGATGATAATTCTATGGACTATAGTCATCGTTCACTGAATATTCATATTATGAATTATGCTCATAATACTTTGAATGATCATATTATGGATAATATTGATCATTCTCTGGATGATTATATTATGGGTGACATTCATTATACTCTTGATGATTATATTACGGGTGATATTCATCATTCTCTGGATGATTATATTACGGGTGATATTTACCATACTCTGGATGATTATATTAGGGGTGATATTCATCATACTCTGGATGTTTATATTACGGGTGATATTCATCATACTCGGGATTATGGAGGATATTCATCATAA